From the genome of Candidatus Baltobacteraceae bacterium, one region includes:
- a CDS encoding FAD/NAD(P)-binding protein: MPEFTAIIAGGGASGLLTATRLVHKSASARVIIVEPRASIGRGMAYSTPCLAHVLNVPAGRMSAFDERPDHFVEFLRASHGDAYGAASYVPRRFYGDYLEAIAQASSDFAGVRWGVERSSVLAASVDSSGVRAICEEGRVLRGDVLIVATGNANPAPWTRANADVVAGDRFFASAWEEGALNCADREERVLLLGTGLTAVDAVIALRSNGHRGTIWMISRRGLLPHEHRIFDAPRDSKPEAVTTRDLLGAFRSVAGGRPHRWRAAVDGLRPRTNALWQALSVHEQRRFMRHVIPYWNAHRHRMAPDVAKAIAEEIAAGTLRMLAGRTGRFIATDRGLRVAITVRGSEQTLELEIGRAINCSGPAHDFRLLENPLIGNLLEQGIMHPLQSSIGIDVAPSGALRDASGAESTRVYAIGPVRFGTLIETTAMPEIRAQAKDLAALLAARADSLVTAMVQ; the protein is encoded by the coding sequence ATGCCTGAATTCACCGCGATTATCGCAGGCGGCGGCGCGAGCGGCCTGCTGACGGCGACACGCTTGGTTCATAAGTCCGCATCCGCGCGCGTGATCATCGTAGAGCCGCGTGCGAGCATTGGGCGCGGCATGGCCTACTCGACTCCGTGTCTTGCGCACGTGCTCAACGTTCCGGCCGGACGGATGTCGGCGTTCGATGAGCGGCCGGATCACTTCGTCGAATTTCTGCGCGCAAGCCACGGTGATGCATACGGCGCCGCATCGTACGTCCCGCGACGGTTCTACGGCGATTATCTCGAGGCGATCGCGCAGGCAAGCAGCGACTTCGCGGGAGTGCGCTGGGGTGTGGAGCGTTCGAGTGTGCTTGCTGCGTCGGTCGATTCATCGGGGGTTCGTGCGATCTGCGAAGAGGGCCGCGTCCTTCGCGGTGACGTGCTGATCGTCGCGACCGGGAACGCGAACCCCGCGCCGTGGACGCGAGCGAACGCGGATGTCGTCGCCGGCGATCGATTCTTCGCCTCGGCGTGGGAAGAGGGCGCGTTGAACTGCGCCGATCGCGAAGAACGCGTGCTGCTGTTGGGTACGGGTCTAACCGCCGTTGATGCGGTCATCGCCCTGCGCAGCAACGGCCATCGCGGCACGATCTGGATGATCTCACGCCGCGGCCTGCTCCCGCACGAGCATCGGATCTTCGATGCGCCCCGCGACTCGAAGCCGGAGGCGGTCACGACGCGCGATCTTCTCGGAGCGTTCCGCTCCGTGGCGGGCGGCCGTCCACATCGGTGGCGTGCCGCGGTCGACGGCCTACGTCCACGCACGAACGCCCTCTGGCAAGCGCTTTCCGTGCACGAACAGCGTCGCTTCATGCGTCACGTCATTCCATATTGGAACGCACACCGTCATCGAATGGCACCGGATGTGGCAAAAGCGATCGCCGAAGAGATCGCCGCAGGAACACTCCGAATGCTTGCGGGGCGCACCGGCAGGTTCATCGCGACGGATCGCGGGCTGCGCGTGGCGATAACCGTTCGCGGCAGTGAACAAACACTTGAACTGGAGATTGGCCGCGCGATCAACTGCAGCGGCCCGGCGCACGATTTTCGGCTGCTCGAGAATCCGCTCATCGGCAATCTACTGGAGCAAGGCATCATGCATCCGCTCCAATCGTCGATCGGCATCGACGTTGCCCCGAGCGGTGCGTTGCGTGATGCAAGCGGGGCCGAGTCGACGCGTGTCTACGCGATCGGTCCCGTACGCTTCGGCACGCTGATCGAGACCACCGCGATGCCTGAGATTCGTGCGCAGGCAAAGGATCTGGCGGCGCTGCTTGCTGCGCGCGCCGACTCGCTTGTCACGGCGATGGTACAATAG